The following DNA comes from Sinorhizobium mexicanum.
AGGCCGCCGCCGCGGCGGTCTGGCGTCACGGGGAAGCCGGGACGCGCGCAGGTCGCGGCATGACGGCGGAGACGCTCATCGAGTGCATCCCGCCGCTTCCATGACCGGCACCGTGGAGCTCAGCCGCGCGTGCCCTTGGCGATCGGTTCCTGGTAGGTGAAGCCCATGTCCCAGGGGAAATAGATCCAGGTATCCTGGCTGACTTCCGTCACGAAAGTGTCGACGAGCGGGCGTCCTTTCGGCTTCGCATAGACGGCTGCGAAATGGGCTTTCGGCAGCATAGCGCGCACCTCGGCGGCTGTCTTGCCGGTATCCGTCAGGTCATCGACGATCAGCACGCCTTCGCCGCCGTCCTTGGCGATCTCGGGCGAAATGCCCTTGAGGACCTTCATTTGGCCCTGCGAGTCGTAGTCGTGATAGGAGGCAATGCAGACGGTCTCGATCATGCGGATATTGAGTTCACGGCAGATGATTGCAGCCGGAACGAGCCCTCCGCGGGTGATGCAGACCATCGCACGCCATGCCTGTCCGTTGTCGGCCAGCCGCCACGCGAGCGCGCGGGCATCGCGGTGGAACTGATCCCAGGATACTGGAAAGGCTTTATCTGGAAGAGACATAGGCGGGCTCCGGCTTCAAGTCGAATACAAGCTGCGAAGCGCCGCGGCGGACCAGGAGGTCGCGCAACGCGCTTCGTCACGATTTGGATATGCAATACTGAAAATGAAGCCTGGAACGCAAGGGGCGGCAAGGCCGGAACGCAAGGCTTGTCCATCCATCGCTTGGCCCCCCTGCGCTCGTTCGCTTGTCAAGCGCCGGGCCGCGCATGGATGATGGTCAGCGGGAACCGGCAATTGTCTCGATCATTGCTATGACATCGACTTCCGCCGCAGCGAGCACGGCAGCGTCGCGAGCGCGGATGACGATATCTGTCGAGAAGTTCTTGCCGTCGAACTTGGGATAGGAGCCGATGCTCGTCTCCGGATGTTTCTTCTGGACTTCTGTCAACAGTCCGCCAATTTCGCCTTCGCCATAGGGCGAACGCACGGTGCGTGAAAGCACCGGTGTCCCCGTCTGCAGGCTGGGCAGCAAGCTGTCGAGCATCGCCTGAAAGACCTGCGGCACGCCGGCCATGACATAGACGTTGGCGATCCTGAAGCCGGGCGCAGTGGACACGGGATTGGAGATATGAGTAGCACCGACCGGCATGCGGGCCATCCGTCTGCGCGCGTCGGTAAACTCCATGCCACGGCGTTCATACATGGCGCCAAGCAATGCCATCGCGTCGGGATCGTGGACGCACTCGACTCCGAATGCCCTGGAGATCGCATCGGCGGTGATGTCATCATGCGTCGGTCCGATGCCGCCTGATGTGAAGACATGGTCATAACGGCCTCGCAAGGCGTTGACCGCCCCCACAATTGCCTGCTCGTCATCCGCCACGATGCGAACCTCACGCAGATCGATGCCGACCATTGTCAGCATCTCCGCCAGATGGCCGATATTCTTGTCCTTCGTTCGGCCGGACAGAAGCTCATCGCCAATGGCAAGCATGGCTGCGGTGACGATCCTTGCAGTGGTCATTGGTGCTCCTGAATTGTTGGCGACCGCCCGGTCGATCTCATCGCTGTTGAAGAAAGCTTGACAGTCTGTCGACCACCCACGCTCTGGCGACGATATGCCATTTGATAAAACTTGAGTCAGGTGACGATCAAGTGGAATTGCCTAACAGGAGTATCATGATGGCTAAGATACTGGTTCTCTACTATTCGGCCTACGGGCATATCGAACGGATGGCTTACGCCGTCGCAGAAGGCGCCAAATCGACCGGCGCAGACGTTGTCGTGAAGCGTGTCCCCGAGCTCGTACCGGAGGACGTGGCAAAAGCCTCCCATTACAAGATAGATCAGGTGGCGCCGATTGCGACCGTCAATGAACTGGCGGACTATGACGCGATCATCTTCGGTTCGGGTACGCGCTACGGGACCGTGGCGTTGCAGTTGCGCAACTTCATCGATCAGACCGGCAGTCTTTGGGCTCAGGGCAAGCTCGTCGGCAA
Coding sequences within:
- the gpt gene encoding xanthine phosphoribosyltransferase — encoded protein: MSLPDKAFPVSWDQFHRDARALAWRLADNGQAWRAMVCITRGGLVPAAIICRELNIRMIETVCIASYHDYDSQGQMKVLKGISPEIAKDGGEGVLIVDDLTDTGKTAAEVRAMLPKAHFAAVYAKPKGRPLVDTFVTEVSQDTWIYFPWDMGFTYQEPIAKGTRG
- a CDS encoding competence/damage-inducible protein A, translated to MTTARIVTAAMLAIGDELLSGRTKDKNIGHLAEMLTMVGIDLREVRIVADDEQAIVGAVNALRGRYDHVFTSGGIGPTHDDITADAISRAFGVECVHDPDAMALLGAMYERRGMEFTDARRRMARMPVGATHISNPVSTAPGFRIANVYVMAGVPQVFQAMLDSLLPSLQTGTPVLSRTVRSPYGEGEIGGLLTEVQKKHPETSIGSYPKFDGKNFSTDIVIRARDAAVLAAAEVDVIAMIETIAGSR
- the wrbA gene encoding NAD(P)H:quinone oxidoreductase type IV, whose translation is MAKILVLYYSAYGHIERMAYAVAEGAKSTGADVVVKRVPELVPEDVAKASHYKIDQVAPIATVNELADYDAIIFGSGTRYGTVALQLRNFIDQTGSLWAQGKLVGKVGSAFTSSATQHGGQESTILGLIPTLMHLGMVVVGLPYAFEGQMGLDEIKGGSPYGASTITGGDGSRQPSQVELEAARYQGAHVAKIAAKLAS